A portion of the Sulfuricurvum kujiense DSM 16994 genome contains these proteins:
- a CDS encoding NAD(P)/FAD-dependent oxidoreductase, with the protein MKTVAIIGGGASGLMAGLFAARAGANVTLYEQNNGVGKKILASGNGRCNIINTTSSADDFAGTDPHFVTYALKQLNFTYFEKLCLSMGLVLDIKEDGRCYPLSNEAKSVLIALKSAASDAGVHIRTDNSVSDISKKDAQFIVETPTDKKYFDAVLIATGSEAAPQLGASADGYRFAEKFGHEIVPTYPSLVQLHLNSKHHHKMAGVKTTAEVTLIIDGKSKEKIQGDILFAAYGISGLAILDISQKASYALLNKQRVSISLNLLPRYDRQSLINIVEKLFASVPKHDVHTALCGLMPAKIATYLLDDAGIALSAPVSALNPKEIKKLSHLIGEWKFEVNGTHGFKHAEVSGGGVSTAQINNKTMESKLVEGLYFAGEVLDIVGKRGGYNFNFAWASGMIAGKEMAK; encoded by the coding sequence ATGAAAACAGTAGCAATTATCGGCGGCGGTGCGAGCGGACTGATGGCGGGGCTTTTTGCGGCACGCGCCGGTGCAAACGTCACACTCTATGAGCAAAATAACGGTGTCGGTAAAAAGATTTTAGCCTCCGGCAACGGACGGTGCAATATCATCAACACGACATCTTCAGCTGACGATTTTGCAGGGACTGACCCTCATTTTGTCACCTATGCACTCAAACAGCTCAATTTTACTTATTTTGAAAAACTTTGCCTGTCAATGGGGTTGGTTCTTGATATTAAAGAAGACGGACGATGCTATCCTCTCTCCAATGAGGCAAAATCAGTATTGATCGCACTCAAAAGTGCGGCAAGTGATGCGGGCGTCCATATCCGTACCGACAATTCGGTGAGTGACATATCGAAAAAAGATGCCCAATTTATCGTTGAAACACCTACAGATAAAAAATATTTTGATGCGGTACTGATTGCTACAGGCTCCGAAGCGGCACCCCAGCTGGGTGCGTCGGCTGATGGCTATCGATTTGCCGAAAAGTTTGGGCACGAAATTGTCCCGACTTACCCCTCATTGGTGCAGCTTCATTTAAATTCAAAACATCACCATAAAATGGCAGGGGTCAAAACAACGGCCGAAGTAACCCTCATCATCGACGGTAAATCCAAAGAAAAAATCCAAGGGGACATCCTCTTCGCTGCGTACGGTATTTCTGGACTTGCTATCCTCGATATCAGCCAGAAAGCTTCCTATGCCCTCCTCAACAAACAACGTGTCAGTATTTCCCTCAATCTCCTCCCCCGTTATGATCGTCAAAGTCTCATAAATATCGTCGAGAAGCTGTTTGCATCCGTACCTAAGCATGATGTCCATACGGCACTCTGCGGCCTTATGCCTGCCAAAATTGCGACCTATCTTCTCGATGATGCGGGTATAGCACTCTCCGCACCCGTATCTGCGCTCAATCCAAAAGAGATTAAAAAACTCTCCCACCTGATCGGCGAATGGAAATTTGAGGTGAACGGTACTCACGGGTTCAAACATGCCGAAGTGAGCGGCGGCGGCGTATCAACAGCCCAAATCAATAATAAAACAATGGAATCAAAACTGGTAGAGGGTCTCTATTTTGCGGGAGAAGTACTCGATATCGTAGGGAAGCGCGGAGGCTATAATTTTAACTTTGCGTGGGCTAGCGGAATGATTGCGGGAAAAGAGATGGCAAAATAA
- the typA gene encoding translational GTPase TypA, which produces MQKIRNIAVIAHVDHGKTTLVDGLLKQSGTFGTHEQVNERAMDSNALEKERGITILSKNTAIRYGDHKINIIDTPGHADFGGEVERVLKMVDGALILVDAYEGVMPQTKFVVKKMLGLGIKPIVVINKIDKPSADPERVVDEVFDLFVAMDATEDQLDFPIIYAAARDGIAKMDMADPDGDFTCMFNTILEKVPEPTGDAANPTQLQVFTLDYDNYVGKIGIARIFNGKIAKGDNILLAKADGEMVKGKISKLIGFLGLNRMEIQEAEAGDIVAVAGIETVDVGDTICDPQNPMPLDPMHIEEPTLTVVFSVNDSPLAGQEGKHVTANKIRERLDAEMNTNVAMRYETVGEGKFIVSGRGELQITILAENMRREGFEFGIGRPEVIVKEIEGVKCEPFEHLVVDLPADFAGTIIERLGRRKAEMKAMVPMGEGFTRVEFEIPARGLIGFRGQFLTDTKGEGVMNHSFLEFRPYTGNVESRQYGALISTEDGVALAYSLFNLQDRGVLFTAPQTKVYKGMIIGEHSRSNDLDVNPIKGKAQSNVRSSGADEAIKLVPPRDMNLERALEWIEDDELLEVTPLNIRIRKRWLDPTDRKRYGKK; this is translated from the coding sequence GTGCAAAAAATTCGTAACATTGCCGTCATCGCCCACGTTGACCATGGTAAAACGACCCTAGTTGACGGATTGCTCAAACAATCCGGAACGTTCGGAACACACGAACAAGTAAACGAAAGAGCGATGGACTCTAATGCCCTTGAAAAAGAGCGCGGGATCACGATTCTTTCTAAAAATACTGCGATCCGCTACGGCGATCACAAAATTAACATTATCGATACTCCGGGCCATGCCGACTTCGGCGGTGAGGTTGAGCGTGTTTTGAAAATGGTTGACGGTGCATTGATCCTCGTTGATGCTTATGAGGGTGTTATGCCTCAAACCAAATTCGTTGTTAAAAAAATGCTCGGACTTGGAATCAAACCGATCGTCGTTATTAACAAAATCGATAAACCATCTGCTGACCCTGAGCGAGTAGTCGATGAAGTATTCGACCTTTTCGTTGCAATGGACGCGACGGAAGATCAACTCGATTTCCCGATCATTTACGCTGCAGCGCGTGACGGTATCGCAAAAATGGACATGGCTGATCCTGACGGTGATTTTACATGTATGTTTAACACCATTTTGGAAAAAGTGCCTGAACCGACCGGTGATGCTGCCAATCCGACACAGTTGCAAGTTTTCACACTTGACTACGATAACTACGTCGGTAAAATCGGTATTGCCCGTATCTTCAACGGTAAGATTGCAAAAGGGGACAATATCCTCCTTGCAAAAGCCGACGGAGAGATGGTCAAAGGGAAAATTTCTAAATTGATCGGATTCTTGGGACTTAACCGTATGGAGATCCAGGAAGCGGAAGCGGGCGATATCGTTGCCGTTGCCGGTATCGAAACCGTAGACGTCGGAGATACTATCTGTGATCCGCAAAACCCTATGCCTCTTGATCCTATGCACATCGAAGAGCCTACATTGACCGTTGTATTCTCGGTAAATGACTCTCCGCTTGCAGGACAAGAAGGTAAACACGTTACGGCAAATAAAATCCGTGAGCGTCTTGATGCAGAGATGAACACCAACGTTGCAATGCGTTACGAGACGGTCGGAGAAGGTAAATTTATCGTTTCCGGTCGTGGTGAGCTTCAAATCACTATCTTAGCTGAAAACATGCGTCGTGAAGGGTTTGAGTTCGGTATCGGACGTCCTGAAGTTATCGTTAAAGAGATCGAAGGGGTCAAATGTGAACCGTTCGAGCACCTTGTTGTTGACCTTCCGGCAGATTTCGCAGGTACGATCATCGAGCGTCTTGGCCGCCGTAAAGCGGAAATGAAAGCGATGGTACCGATGGGTGAGGGCTTTACCCGCGTTGAGTTCGAAATTCCGGCACGCGGTCTTATCGGTTTCCGTGGGCAATTCTTGACCGATACCAAAGGTGAAGGGGTTATGAACCACTCATTCTTGGAATTCCGTCCGTATACCGGGAATGTTGAGAGCCGCCAATACGGTGCGTTGATCTCGACGGAAGACGGTGTTGCCCTTGCGTACTCATTGTTCAACTTGCAAGACCGCGGTGTCCTTTTCACAGCGCCTCAAACCAAAGTATACAAAGGGATGATTATCGGTGAGCACAGCCGTTCAAACGACCTTGACGTTAACCCTATCAAAGGGAAAGCGCAATCAAACGTCCGTTCATCCGGTGCGGATGAAGCGATCAAGCTTGTTCCGCCGCGTGATATGAACCTTGAGCGTGCGTTGGAGTGGATCGAAGATGATGAGCTTCTCGAAGTTACACCTCTTAACATCCGTATCCGCAAACGCTGGTTGGATCCGACTGACCGTAAACGTTACGGGAAAAAATAA